Proteins co-encoded in one Moritella sp. F3 genomic window:
- the yvcK gene encoding uridine diphosphate-N-acetylglucosamine-binding protein YvcK, producing MMMLSILLNLTHLMLQKSLSDLNKVVAIGGGHGLGRVLSSLSFLGPRLTGIVTTTDNGGSTGRLRSTENCIAWGDIRNCINQLVTQPDIGSLLFEYRFQSEGELKNHNLGNLMLVALDNLCVRPLDAVNLIRNMLHVECQLIPMSEQPSDLIAVTPCGSDVHGEVSVDKMHEFPNELTVQPNVSATQEAVQAIEKAELILLGPGSFLTSIMPPLLLKDIQVALRRTNAKVIYLGNLQHEIGPASTIPLQERLKWCEAKLGFPLINAVIQDTDKQSELTYPSYTHDLREEVNQNYHDRTKLKTAIESVVNHILMSAR from the coding sequence ATGATGATGTTATCTATTTTACTCAATTTGACTCATCTTATGTTACAAAAATCACTTTCAGATCTTAATAAGGTTGTCGCTATTGGCGGTGGGCATGGGCTCGGCCGAGTGCTGTCTTCCCTGTCCTTTTTAGGACCAAGGTTAACAGGAATTGTAACAACAACCGATAATGGTGGTTCAACCGGGCGTCTTAGAAGCACTGAAAATTGTATTGCTTGGGGTGATATCCGTAACTGTATTAATCAGTTAGTCACTCAACCAGACATCGGCTCATTATTGTTTGAATATCGCTTCCAAAGTGAAGGTGAGTTAAAAAATCATAACCTAGGTAATCTCATGCTTGTAGCATTAGATAACCTCTGTGTGCGCCCCCTAGATGCAGTAAACCTTATCCGTAATATGCTACATGTCGAATGCCAACTCATTCCGATGTCAGAACAGCCAAGTGACTTAATTGCGGTAACGCCTTGCGGCAGTGATGTACACGGTGAAGTATCTGTAGATAAAATGCATGAATTTCCAAATGAATTAACAGTCCAACCCAACGTGTCAGCAACACAAGAAGCCGTTCAAGCGATTGAAAAAGCGGAATTGATATTATTAGGGCCAGGTTCATTCCTCACTAGTATCATGCCTCCTCTACTACTGAAAGACATACAAGTTGCTCTGCGCAGAACAAACGCAAAAGTAATTTACTTAGGTAATTTACAGCACGAGATAGGTCCAGCATCAACTATCCCGCTACAAGAGCGCTTAAAATGGTGTGAAGCTAAGTTAGGTTTTCCGCTGATTAATGCCGTGATACAGGATACAGATAAACAATCTGAACTGACTTATCCTAGTTATACCCATGATTTACGTGAAGAGGTAAATCAAAACTATCACGACAGAACAAAATTAAAAACAGCGATCGAATCAGTTGTTAATCACATTTTAATGTCAGCGCGCTGA
- a CDS encoding LON peptidase substrate-binding domain-containing protein: MQTTQLALLPLTSHILPSGRLPIRITEERYIRMIKDSTKTMSGFGVVMIDPNQTGRFGRIPTIGTHVEIIDFYTLDDGFLGINVEGRQRFIIDDITTEADGLKVAKVHYITNWPDQVAKAEEVYLADKLEDLYKQHADINQLCALKDMANISWVSQRWIELLPLSVSEKQILLQSPDCNNSISILKTLMPT; the protein is encoded by the coding sequence TTGCAAACGACCCAACTGGCATTATTGCCATTAACATCGCATATTTTACCAAGCGGAAGATTGCCGATTCGTATTACCGAAGAACGCTATATTCGCATGATCAAAGATAGCACTAAAACAATGAGCGGATTTGGAGTTGTGATGATAGATCCAAATCAGACAGGCCGTTTTGGACGAATCCCGACCATTGGCACGCATGTTGAAATAATTGATTTTTATACCTTGGATGACGGTTTCCTCGGTATTAATGTTGAAGGTCGACAACGTTTCATTATTGATGATATAACGACAGAGGCCGACGGTTTAAAAGTGGCTAAAGTCCACTACATAACGAACTGGCCAGATCAAGTAGCCAAAGCTGAAGAGGTTTACCTTGCTGATAAGCTTGAAGATCTATATAAACAACACGCTGATATAAACCAACTGTGTGCATTAAAAGATATGGCGAACATAAGTTGGGTATCACAACGATGGATAGAGCTTCTGCCACTATCAGTCTCAGAAAAACAAATTTTATTACAATCACCCGACTGTAATAACTCCATATCAATACTTAAAACATTAATGCCAACATGA
- a CDS encoding Hpt domain-containing protein: MENTVINETVFTQLLVDVGEDMLPALVDVFNEETTERIADLQALMTSVDNDKVAQSCHSIKSSAGTYGALIVQQHAEELEIMAKSNSTAEVQAKLPLLIKSLEDAISALTLKCD; encoded by the coding sequence ATGGAAAACACAGTTATTAATGAAACGGTATTCACTCAATTACTGGTTGATGTTGGGGAGGACATGTTACCAGCGTTAGTGGATGTTTTTAACGAAGAAACAACAGAGCGTATTGCAGACCTACAAGCGTTAATGACGAGCGTTGATAATGATAAAGTAGCGCAAAGCTGTCATAGTATAAAAAGCAGCGCAGGGACGTACGGTGCCTTGATTGTGCAACAACATGCTGAGGAATTGGAAATAATGGCAAAATCAAATAGCACTGCGGAAGTGCAAGCGAAATTACCATTGTTAATTAAAAGTTTAGAAGATGCGATCAGCGCGCTGACATTAAAATGTGATTAA